ATACGAAATAAAGAAGCACCTTGCGGTGAGTATAGGATTATCGAGTATCTATAGTAGATACGGATGATCCTATACTCTCTGGCAAGGTGCTTTTGGGTATTGGTGTTATTGGAAGATGAAGAGTGAACGCAAAAGCAAAAGTTCCAATGAAACGTGAAAGGATACTTAGGCTTCCGCGTTCAGGATGAATGTCTCAATCACTTGGGTAATGCCTTCTTCGTTGTTGCTAGCGGTAATATAGTCAGCAATGTCTTTGAGTGGTTGGATCGCGTTGCCCATTGCCACACCGAGACCAGCAGCTTCCAGCATCTCGTGGTCATTCCATGAATCGCCGATTGCAATCGTTTCTTTCAGATCGCAACCGAAATGGTTGGCAAGAAACGTAAGAGCTGCGCCTTTGGTTCCTTCCTTGTGCATGATTTCCAAAAATTCCGGTTTGGATTTGGTAATATGCACGCCGTCGCCCAGCAGCTCGCGTAGAATCGGTTGCAGCTCATCCAGAAATGCAGGATCGTCGATGATCAGCATTTTCGGGGTTGGCATTTCCATCAGCTTGGCAAAATCCGGCTCTACATAGTATTGCGTACGGTTCAGCGTTGTATAATCGATCAAATGCTGGTTCAGTTCACGTGCATACAGCTTGTCGTCGATATACGTTTGCAGATGCAGATTATGCTCAATGCAGTAGTCATACAGCTTGCGCGCTGCTTCAACTGGTACATAACGCTCATACAGTACTTGCTCATCCAGCAGATTTTTAACTAGCGCGCCTTGATACGTAATGATCGGCACATTCAGACCCGTTTGACGAGCGATGGCTTGTGCAGAAGCGTAAGCGCGACCGGTTGCCAGTGTAACCACTGTACCTTTGGCTACTGCTTGCTCCAGTGCTTGCTGGGTTGTAGGAGTCACTTCTTTGTCATCATTGATCAAGGTGTCGTCGATATCAATTGCAATCAGTTTATACATATAGTTTCTCTCCTCTATATTCGGTTATCCCTGTAAAGGGCACCGATGATCTCTATACCTATAGTAATAGTATCCAATTCAGCGCGCTGTAATCAATCTTCCAGCAGAACCAGTCCAACAAAGTCATCCAGCTCGATATTGCCAAAATAATGCTTGATGTCCACGCCGCTCATCGCTTCACGTACGCTGATCTCCTCGTAGCGTTTGCCGCGCAGACGGTTTTCAATATCTGCCACATCGCCGATACCGAAGAAGTCGCCGTAGATTTTGATTTCCTCAATCAGACCGTCTTTGAGATCCATACGAATATCAATAATACCAACTGGGAA
The DNA window shown above is from Paenibacillus sp. JQZ6Y-1 and carries:
- a CDS encoding Cof-type HAD-IIB family hydrolase, which encodes MYKLIAIDIDDTLINDDKEVTPTTQQALEQAVAKGTVVTLATGRAYASAQAIARQTGLNVPIITYQGALVKNLLDEQVLYERYVPVEAARKLYDYCIEHNLHLQTYIDDKLYARELNQHLIDYTTLNRTQYYVEPDFAKLMEMPTPKMLIIDDPAFLDELQPILRELLGDGVHITKSKPEFLEIMHKEGTKGAALTFLANHFGCDLKETIAIGDSWNDHEMLEAAGLGVAMGNAIQPLKDIADYITASNNEEGITQVIETFILNAEA